The Lates calcarifer isolate ASB-BC8 linkage group LG24, TLL_Latcal_v3, whole genome shotgun sequence sequence TGGGGCCTGCGCACCGGGAAGGGGCCCTCGCTCTCACCCTGGCCCCGGTCCAGGGCcattccccctccccctcctcctcctcctcctccacctcctctgctccCCCTCCTGAGTGCCTGCAGAATGTGTCCACTGGGGGACAAAGAGgaaataacaaacacaaaggcCCTGTTTATTCCTCATGACCCAAATTCCACCGCTAGTAGACAAGACAGGCACGGAGCTGTACAGAGGGTTctgtgtagagtgtgtgtgtaagcaaaGTTTGGTGGCAGGCTGTCAAACATAAATGCCCCCTACACTCACACAAACTGCAGGAGAGATACAGTACTCTATCAAACAGCTTGTGTTGTAGCTATAGTGGCAAAAAGACTCAACATTTCCCTTCAAAATTATTCAGTATTTGAAGATACATCATAAAAATTCTCATCAGAATCTGATTGTgctgtcaaacattttcatttccttctaGATGAAAAACTACAAAGTCTTTCCTTTCCCTCCCGCTTCTCTTTGGCCTTAATGAGATGCAGTTCAGTGAGAGCGGATTGACTagcgtgtgtgtgcgtatgtgtgggGGGGTTTAGTAATCAGCGTGCTTTGTCAACTAATGAGGGACGAGAGGGGCCACCTGTTCAGGGGCGCTGGGCGGAGAGCAGTGGGATGGGACTCGGGGATGGGGGATGTGGGGAACAGCTGCTGGgtgctgggtgtgtgtgtgtgcatgatgtgTATGCATGCACTTTTTTGAggggggatgtgtgtgtgtgtttgttattatgGATGCTGTATGAGTTTACACTTACTTTACATATCTACTGCGAACACCTGAATCGTTGTCCCGTGCTGAGGGTCTCAGAGATAAACTCCTTCGCAGGCCTCTGGGAGGAAGATTcggctgagagagaaaacaaagtgcATTTGAGTTCAAATTGTTTTACTGAAGTCTTGAAATAACCCGTGCACTGCCTCTGATgttgtcctctctctgttcttttttgtGCCTTAAATCACAGTAGACAGCTCAAACTCTTTTagctttcatttatttctttatttagaCACAGAAATCTAACTTTATTTGCACTATTTGATCCTTAGATTGAATATGCCtccagaaaaacacaatttgctTAATACATTAAAATAAGTCTGTTCATACAGTTACTCATTGATGGACATTGTTAGACATACTGAAACAacatcactatgacatcatcagggttatatTTGTCAAACTTTGGGAAGCCATAAAGCCTATTTGCaatgtatttgcaatgttgtctttctctaaccccatccccccaccccccactctctgtctaaacccaaccagtcgaggcagatggccgcccaccctgagtccagttctgctcaaggtttctgcctcttaaaaggaggtttttcACTGCCACAGTTGCCtggtgcttgctcatggtgggatctgttgggtctctctctgtaaattttataaggTGGTCTAGACCTCCTCTATATGTACAGACagcctcaagataacttctgttatgaattggtgctatataaataaaattgacttgatttgacttgactCCAGTATTATGGAAGAagagaacagaatagaatagaaagtACAATCTGCCCTCAGAcgtggagcagcagcagcagcagctcagtccaGTCATGCTGCATTGCTGAGCACATTCAGGCAGTGGACCAACCTGGCTCAGCTCCATCACACAGGAGGCGGGGAAGTAGCCCTGCTGGCCATCCTGCAGCCGCCCAAaccacctctcctcctcatgtTTGGACAGCACCAGGATGACGTCACCCGGAGACAGCTCCAGCTCATCTGGCCAGTGGGGCCTGTAGCTGTGCACCACCACCATCTAatggacagagggagagtgacagcctgtcttttctctgaactgtgtattttaaattaTGCACTTCCACATTTTTACACTGAATTTAGATTAGCTGTGGTTTGTTGCAGCGCATTTTGTTGTCATGATAAAAGCTGTTGTCGGTGTCCAAGTGCTCTTTGCAGTCTACAGGTCAGACTTAGTGAATGGAGAGGATTATGTGTCAAGACTCAGAGATTAACTGCTGTGCAGTGAAATAGAAACCCTAAATCTGGGTCTACTCCTCATTATCTGTTCCACCTAAATGTGGTGCATGTTTGTCAGAGGAATTAGATAAATGAAACACATAATGGAACAGCAGGAAATTGACTGACTTTACATAACATCAATGTCAAACTCATAACCATCAGCGTGGGGTATATGTAACAATTTTGTTTGACATGAGACTAAATGAACAGCATGCAGCCAAAGAGCCAGCTTTCTACTAATGaatatttgattgatttttataTCAAGAGGAATGGTTAACTTGCCTTTTCAGCTTCTGCCCTGAATCGATACCTCCCTGTTAACCATTGAAAGTGGAGATGAATCAGCAAAAAAGGTTAGTTCTATCACTACCAAAACATCTTCACATAAATGCATGTACATACGTATCAGTACAACCTTGCCCTTCAGAAAATTAGCACTGCTTAAGGAGAGAAAATTGATTTATCCCATTACTTATTAATCATCTGGCATTAATATGCCACCTTGCTCTAATGTAAATAATGTCATGCTAAGCCACACTTCACTGCAGATATGATCCCACTCACCTTGAGGAGCAAGGACAGTGGTGAAGACTTCAAAGTGTTCATTGCTGTGCATGTAGATGCGCTGCATCTTGAAGATCAGACGCTCGCACACTGACCGAGGCTCCTGCACTCTGTCTCCCTGCACAACCtttaaataaaagcagctgACTAATCCACTGCAGCGCTGACTGGAGCTGGACACAAGCAACAACACGTCCTTCTCAGGgtacaacaaacacacaagcatgcGCAGCACAAAACTAAGGGCAAATAAAATCTAAGTTTATGGCAGGAATGTGAATGATTATTGAATAGTTGGGGTGTTCTTAGTTTTCAGGGTTAAACTTCACCAAGACAAAgatttattttcaacattttttttagctCAGAAATGGAATAAAAGGCGGGCTCCATTCCAAAAATCATGCTTGACCACCTCATCTTCATGCCAGCGCCTATTGTTCCACAACCATCTGGTCACATGCTAGATAAGTTTAGAGGCCACTGCCACTGCCCGCCCAACGTGGATGAGAATTCATAATTTTACCTCATCAACAGTGCTTGGATTGATTTAGGGTTATTGACTGTGTCCCATTTTCCAGTGGCATGGGTGAGCAGGGACAAAGATGAATGGGCTTGGGACGGGGTGGCGGACTGCTCAACAGATGGTGATTGAAACCCCccttcaccaccaccaacaaccacccacccaccacccaccaGCTCCCCTCTCCTGCTCCGGTGCGATGGAGCTTGGCTGTGAGCTTGTGTCAGCGATTAAAAAGCATCCGTCAATAACATGAGAGCTCAGCCAGATGATTGCGTTTGAGTGCAGGAAGTTTCATGCAAAAATTAGGAAAACTGGCATCTGATAAACCTTAAAAGATTATGACGCATGCATAATGActttattaactttattttccGTACACAGAAAAAATGTGCACTTTAATTCCTCAATTAATTGTAATCAGTGTCAACAGGAAATAGGGCTGAAATCCTTTCAGATGGGACATGGATTAGCCAAACTGCACatgaagaaatgtgtttgtgttttctctcaaagAGGAAGCACCTGTGAATGGATGAGACACGTAATTAACCTCATTATCTGTGGCCTCAGTAGTCCTGTTAAATACTGGATCAGACTgcactccctctgtctctaaGACAACTCTCTTTCAAAACAGACAGATTATGAAATTATAAATCTGTAAAGACTGTCAGTTATAGAATAATATGCTGACTGGAAtggtttaaaaaatgcttttcaaagtgttattttatttgaaactgtgtttttatggattTAAGACATGTATAAAACATACTGAAGGTGCAGGTTCTCGCATTGAGAGCCTGTCTGTTACACCTCTCACTGCTCCTAAATCAATGTGATGCTGCCGGTCTAGACACCAAGGCCAAAGCAAAGCCTTTACATAACCAAAAAACCACAGATAAGCTGCTTAGAAAACCGATCTGATGTTTACTTCTAGGAAGAAGGAAATACCTgagcagcactgagcagctccaagTTCA is a genomic window containing:
- the si:dkey-97a13.12 gene encoding SH3 and PX domain-containing protein 2B, with amino-acid sequence MQRIYMHSNEHFEVFTTVLAPQGRYRFRAEAEKMVVVHSYRPHWPDELELSPGDVILVLSKHEEERWFGRLQDGQQGYFPASCVMELSQPNLPPRGLRRSLSLRPSARDNDSGVRSRYVNGHILQALRRGSRGGGGGGGGGGGGMALDRGQGESEGPFPVRRPQIPQPQPVASQPQTHRSPGLFNRILSKCRKKSECQGATNGAFEDD